One Brevibacillus choshinensis genomic window carries:
- the brnQ gene encoding branched-chain amino acid transport system II carrier protein has product MSQKVPFSFVVIIGFMLFALFFGAGNLIFPPMLGQLAGTNVWLANAGFLVTGVGLPLLAITAFVYSGQDDLRSLANRVHPLFGMVFTVILYLAIGPFFAIPRSGNVSFEIGVKPFLSESAGSLPLILFTILFFATACLLSLNPGKIINVVGKILTPIKLTFIGFIVLTAVIRPIGALQAPSEDYTKHVFFKGFQEGYLTLDALVAFVFGIIIVNAIKEKGVTTKKQILATCAKATMIAGTLLVLFYSALSYMGASSVEKLGHLENGAEVLAKVSNYYFGSYGAVLLGFMITVACLTTSVGLITACSSFFHLLFPSISYKKIAVVLSVFSAIVANIGLTELIKVSVPILMTMYPIAISLLFLTFLHKAFRGWPEVYQGSLLFTFIISLFDGLNAAGLHIAVIQNMFTQYLPFYEVGLGWLLPAFIGGLCGYIFRVFRKSSPLRSYAIRLHDGNTDGH; this is encoded by the coding sequence ATGTCACAAAAAGTGCCGTTTTCTTTTGTTGTCATTATAGGATTCATGTTGTTTGCATTGTTTTTTGGAGCCGGTAATTTGATCTTTCCACCTATGCTGGGTCAATTGGCAGGAACAAATGTATGGCTGGCCAATGCAGGCTTTTTAGTTACGGGCGTGGGATTGCCGCTCCTGGCGATCACTGCTTTTGTTTATTCCGGCCAAGACGATTTACGTTCGTTAGCGAATCGTGTCCACCCGTTATTCGGCATGGTATTCACGGTTATTCTTTATTTGGCCATCGGTCCATTTTTCGCTATCCCTCGGTCTGGCAATGTATCTTTTGAAATTGGGGTCAAGCCATTCCTATCTGAATCGGCTGGCTCCCTCCCGCTCATTCTTTTCACTATTTTGTTTTTTGCCACTGCCTGTCTCTTATCACTCAATCCTGGTAAAATCATCAACGTGGTCGGGAAAATTTTAACGCCAATCAAATTGACTTTTATCGGATTTATTGTCTTGACAGCAGTGATCCGTCCCATTGGAGCTCTGCAAGCCCCGTCTGAGGATTACACGAAACATGTATTTTTCAAAGGCTTTCAAGAAGGCTATTTAACCCTGGATGCTCTCGTCGCTTTTGTTTTCGGGATCATTATCGTGAATGCCATTAAGGAAAAAGGAGTAACGACCAAAAAACAGATATTGGCCACGTGTGCAAAGGCGACGATGATCGCAGGTACGCTCCTCGTTCTTTTTTATTCGGCTCTTTCCTATATGGGTGCTTCTAGTGTGGAAAAATTGGGCCATTTGGAAAACGGGGCTGAGGTTTTGGCGAAGGTTTCGAATTATTATTTCGGTTCCTATGGTGCCGTTTTATTGGGATTCATGATTACAGTGGCGTGCTTGACAACCAGTGTAGGGCTCATAACGGCGTGCTCTTCCTTTTTCCATCTGTTGTTTCCGAGCATCTCATACAAAAAAATTGCCGTGGTTTTATCGGTTTTCAGTGCAATTGTCGCAAATATCGGATTAACGGAGCTAATCAAGGTATCTGTTCCGATCTTAATGACGATGTACCCCATTGCTATCTCACTATTGTTCTTAACATTTCTGCACAAAGCATTTCGTGGTTGGCCCGAGGTATATCAAGGAAGCTTGCTTTTCACCTTTATCATCAGTTTGTTCGATGGATTGAATGCGGCCGGATTGCACATCGCTGTCATTCAAAATATGTTCACTCAGTACCTTCCCTTTTACGAGGTAGGCTTAGGCTGGCTGCTTCCCGCTTTCATAGGTGGTTTGTGCGGATACATCTTCCGTGTTTTCCGTAAGAGCAGCCCCCTTCGTTCTTATGCCATCCGGTTGCATGATGGAAATACCGACGGGCATTGA
- a CDS encoding putative protein N(5)-glutamine methyltransferase: MSELIVNKLRAAGCVFAEDEAKLLISAARTAAELEEMVNRRIAGLPLEHILGWAEFCGLRIAVDAGVFVPRQRTEFLVRQAIALARSGAVVVDLCSGSGALGAVLAANFERIELHAVDIDPDAVRCALKNVSMAGGHVYVGDLYEPLPATLRNSVDILVANAPYVPTESIRLLPPEARIYEGPVALNGGKDGLDIIRRVADEAALWLVPGGHLLVETSERQVPLTVEIFSRNGLTPRVATDQELEATIVIGTRT, from the coding sequence ATTAGTGAATTGATCGTAAACAAGCTTCGGGCTGCTGGTTGTGTTTTCGCAGAAGATGAGGCCAAATTGCTGATCTCAGCAGCACGGACAGCTGCCGAGCTCGAGGAGATGGTAAACAGGCGAATAGCAGGCTTGCCCCTCGAACACATTCTCGGTTGGGCCGAGTTCTGTGGTCTGAGGATAGCCGTGGACGCTGGGGTTTTCGTACCACGTCAACGCACCGAGTTTCTAGTCCGCCAAGCTATCGCCTTGGCACGGTCAGGAGCAGTAGTGGTAGACCTGTGCTCTGGATCGGGTGCGTTGGGTGCCGTTCTAGCCGCAAATTTCGAGCGGATCGAGTTGCATGCAGTGGACATCGATCCCGACGCAGTAAGGTGTGCTCTAAAGAACGTGTCTATGGCCGGTGGTCACGTCTATGTAGGCGATCTTTATGAGCCTCTGCCCGCCACATTGCGGAACAGCGTCGATATCCTGGTAGCGAATGCCCCCTACGTACCAACCGAGTCAATCAGGCTGCTTCCGCCTGAGGCCAGAATATATGAAGGACCAGTGGCGCTGAATGGGGGTAAAGACGGACTTGACATCATACGGCGGGTGGCAGACGAGGCGGCGCTTTGGCTCGTTCCGGGCGGTCACTTGTTGGTCGAGACGAGTGAGCGTCAGGTGCCGCTAACCGTCGAAATCTTCTCGCGAAACGGGTTAACTCCGCGAGTGGCAACTGATCAAGAACTTGAAGCTACCATCGTGATCGGAACAAGAACCTAG
- a CDS encoding APC family permease produces the protein MDQEQYLKKKMGFWSLTALSLGGIIGSSWLFGPWATAKLAGPAAILSWLIGAVVITFIAMVYAELGRVKPESGGLGRYPLYSHGSMLATVTSYSIWLGYCATAPVESAGVIQYANQFWPGLYDVATEKLTTTGILAATVLMIFFVVFNYFGVKLFAVTNTVITVIKFVVPVLTILAFFMTGFHAENFTSQGFAPNGYSAGLSAILTSGIFFAYTGFGNVIMMSGEVVNPRRNIPLALIASLVVAAIMYVLLQVVFIGAVPPEMLANGWSGIKFDSPFANLAMIANMVWLSWIITADAMISPTGSALAYTAGTSRHVFGMAKSGFLPGYFGVINKRFGVPTRALAFNFVIGLLFLFPLKSWTAIVAIVGAIGIYKYASACVTVMVFRKVGLTKDKGLPGMSVIAPLAFVFATLLIYWTKWSKVQLGITGLIIGVGCYLIVHFIRKHKTEEILGGLYLIVYILMLIALSYLGNFGGIGILPEPYMSLIAAVAGFAFYYLAVYNGVWYMRKKGNVAELEESITNPS, from the coding sequence ATGGATCAAGAACAATACTTGAAAAAGAAAATGGGATTTTGGTCTCTTACGGCACTTTCTCTCGGGGGAATTATCGGATCGAGCTGGCTGTTTGGTCCATGGGCTACGGCGAAGCTGGCGGGACCTGCCGCTATTCTTTCCTGGCTGATCGGTGCAGTCGTGATTACTTTCATCGCGATGGTGTATGCCGAACTGGGAAGGGTCAAGCCCGAATCAGGCGGATTAGGGCGCTACCCGCTCTATTCTCATGGAAGCATGCTGGCGACCGTGACCAGCTACTCGATTTGGCTCGGCTACTGTGCGACGGCACCCGTGGAATCGGCTGGGGTGATTCAGTACGCCAATCAGTTTTGGCCAGGGCTCTATGATGTAGCTACTGAAAAACTGACGACAACGGGCATTTTGGCTGCAACCGTCCTGATGATCTTCTTTGTCGTATTCAACTATTTCGGGGTAAAGCTGTTCGCGGTCACAAACACGGTCATTACCGTCATCAAATTTGTCGTGCCCGTCCTCACAATTCTGGCGTTTTTCATGACAGGCTTCCATGCAGAGAACTTCACGAGCCAAGGATTCGCACCGAACGGCTACAGCGCCGGCTTAAGTGCCATCCTCACAAGCGGAATTTTCTTTGCTTACACCGGTTTTGGCAACGTTATCATGATGAGCGGAGAAGTGGTCAATCCGCGGAGAAACATCCCGTTGGCGCTGATTGCCTCTCTCGTCGTAGCGGCGATCATGTATGTGCTGCTGCAAGTCGTCTTTATCGGCGCGGTTCCACCTGAGATGCTGGCGAATGGCTGGAGCGGAATCAAATTTGATTCTCCGTTTGCCAATCTGGCCATGATTGCCAATATGGTTTGGCTGTCCTGGATCATTACCGCGGATGCCATGATATCTCCGACTGGCTCTGCGCTTGCGTATACAGCGGGAACCTCCCGCCATGTGTTCGGAATGGCGAAAAGCGGATTTTTGCCAGGGTACTTCGGTGTGATCAATAAACGCTTTGGTGTCCCGACTCGCGCCCTCGCTTTCAATTTTGTCATCGGACTCTTATTCTTGTTCCCGTTGAAGAGCTGGACGGCGATCGTCGCCATCGTGGGAGCGATCGGGATCTACAAGTACGCTTCTGCCTGCGTAACCGTCATGGTATTCCGCAAGGTTGGCCTGACGAAAGACAAAGGCCTGCCGGGCATGAGCGTGATCGCACCTCTGGCCTTTGTGTTCGCGACGCTTCTGATTTATTGGACGAAGTGGAGCAAGGTGCAGCTGGGCATTACGGGTCTGATCATCGGAGTGGGATGTTACTTGATCGTCCATTTTATCCGGAAGCATAAAACAGAAGAGATCCTTGGCGGATTGTACCTGATTGTGTATATCCTCATGCTGATCGCTTTGTCCTATCTGGGCAATTTCGGTGGTATCGGCATTCTTCCTGAGCCATACATGTCGCTGATTGCAGCAGTGGCCGGATTTGCCTTTTACTACCTGGCTGTCTATAACGGGGTGTGGTACATGCGCAAAAAAGGGAACGTGGCAGAGCTGGAGGAAAGCATCACGAATCCATCGTAA
- the argH gene encoding argininosuccinate lyase has product MKLWGGRFRKEENKLMEDFNSSLHVDQRLYAEDIKGSIAHVNMLMHSGLLTQQEGEEIVKGLISILEDIEAGALPIDGNFEDIHSFVEANLTERIGSTAKKLHTARSRNDQVAVDIRLYAKRKAQEVIQAIEDLKQSLQDKARENNVIMPGYTHLQRAQVVTFQHHLLAYDQMLKRDKQRVENAIEIMNESPLGCGALAGTTHTIDRDMTAEELGFAKPVDNFLDGVSDRDYLLELMSGFSILMMHLSRLSEELILWSSQEFRFIQIDDAYSTGSSIMPQKKNPDAAELIRGKTGRVYGSLTSLLTTMKGLPLAYNKDMQEDKEPFFDALDTVLSCLAIMSRMIATMKVNHENMKRAVKEGFLNATEVADYLVSKGVAFRDAHSIVGSIVIYCEDHQKAIEELTLEELKQISSFIDDDIYAFIDYPSILNKGIKVGLLR; this is encoded by the coding sequence ATGAAGCTTTGGGGTGGCCGTTTTCGAAAAGAAGAAAACAAGCTCATGGAGGACTTCAACAGTTCTCTCCATGTGGATCAAAGACTGTATGCGGAGGATATCAAAGGGAGCATCGCCCACGTCAACATGCTGATGCATAGCGGTCTGCTCACCCAGCAGGAGGGAGAGGAGATTGTCAAAGGGCTCATCTCCATTCTCGAAGATATCGAAGCGGGAGCATTGCCGATCGATGGAAATTTTGAAGATATCCATAGCTTTGTAGAAGCAAATCTGACGGAGCGGATCGGAAGCACCGCAAAAAAACTCCATACCGCACGCAGCAGAAATGACCAGGTGGCGGTGGATATCCGTCTCTACGCGAAACGCAAGGCGCAGGAGGTCATCCAGGCGATCGAAGACCTGAAGCAAAGCCTGCAAGACAAGGCAAGAGAAAACAATGTCATCATGCCTGGCTACACGCATCTGCAGCGAGCGCAGGTCGTCACCTTCCAGCACCATTTGCTGGCGTACGATCAGATGCTGAAGCGCGACAAGCAAAGAGTGGAAAACGCAATCGAGATCATGAATGAAAGCCCTCTTGGCTGCGGAGCTTTGGCTGGTACCACGCATACCATTGACAGAGATATGACGGCCGAAGAGCTTGGATTCGCAAAGCCGGTCGACAACTTCCTGGATGGGGTAAGCGATCGCGATTATTTGCTGGAGCTGATGTCTGGCTTCTCCATCCTCATGATGCATCTGAGCCGATTGAGTGAAGAGCTGATTTTGTGGAGCAGTCAGGAATTCAGATTCATCCAGATCGATGATGCGTACTCGACGGGCAGCAGCATTATGCCGCAAAAGAAAAATCCGGACGCTGCCGAGCTCATTCGTGGAAAAACGGGCCGGGTGTACGGCTCATTGACTTCGCTGCTCACCACGATGAAAGGCTTGCCGCTCGCGTACAACAAAGACATGCAGGAAGACAAGGAGCCTTTCTTCGATGCCTTGGATACCGTCCTATCGTGCCTGGCGATCATGTCCAGGATGATCGCGACGATGAAGGTCAATCACGAAAACATGAAGAGGGCTGTGAAGGAAGGCTTCCTGAATGCAACAGAGGTAGCGGATTATTTGGTCAGCAAAGGGGTCGCATTTCGGGATGCGCACAGCATCGTCGGTTCCATCGTGATTTATTGCGAGGATCATCAGAAAGCGATCGAAGAGTTGACTCTGGAAGAATTGAAGCAGATCAGTTCCTTTATCGATGATGACATCTACGCGTTCATCGATTATCCGAGCATCTTGAACAAAGGAATCAAGGTAGGCCTGCTGCGCTGA